One segment of Pontibacter akesuensis DNA contains the following:
- a CDS encoding YjjG family noncanonical pyrimidine nucleotidase, which yields MKTYTHILFDLDHTLWDFEKNSEETLYTLYEQFGLGKHGRFDCNSFYNKYKFINTRLWDLYNKGKITQKELREDRFTKTLIGLGLAEHELPQGISEAYTSMCPTKTAVFPHTYEVLEYLQPKYGLHIVTNGFKEVQHIKMSSSKLHDYFKEVITSECCGYKKPDRRMFEHLLDKLEIKPENCLMIGDNYECDVEGARAAGIDQVYFNPEKIKARKHPRPTHEISCLSELKQLL from the coding sequence ATGAAAACATATACCCACATCCTCTTCGACCTAGACCACACCCTTTGGGACTTTGAGAAGAACTCCGAAGAGACGCTTTATACTTTATACGAGCAGTTCGGGCTTGGCAAGCACGGCAGGTTCGACTGCAACTCCTTTTACAACAAGTATAAATTTATCAACACCCGCCTCTGGGACCTTTATAATAAAGGAAAGATCACCCAGAAAGAGCTGCGCGAAGACCGCTTCACCAAAACGCTTATAGGCCTGGGGCTGGCAGAGCATGAGCTGCCGCAGGGCATATCGGAGGCCTACACTTCCATGTGCCCCACCAAGACAGCCGTGTTTCCGCATACCTACGAGGTGCTGGAGTACCTGCAGCCCAAGTATGGCCTGCACATCGTAACCAACGGCTTTAAGGAGGTGCAGCACATCAAAATGAGCTCATCTAAGCTACACGACTATTTTAAGGAGGTGATTACCTCGGAGTGCTGCGGCTACAAAAAGCCTGACCGCCGCATGTTTGAGCACCTGCTGGATAAGCTGGAGATAAAGCCGGAAAACTGCCTGATGATCGGCGACAACTACGAGTGCGATGTGGAGGGTGCCCGTGCCGCCGGCATCGACCAGGTATACTTTAACCCGGAAAAGATAAAGGCCCGGAAGCACCCTCGGCCCACGCACGAAATCAGTTGCCTTAGTGAGCTGAAGCAGCTGCTGTAG
- the nuoF gene encoding NADH-quinone oxidoreductase subunit NuoF has protein sequence MGLKILTEHINVPGIETLEVYRKHGGYKSVEKALKTMSPEEVVEEVKTSGLRGRGGAGFPTGMKWSFLAKPEGVPRYLVCNADESEPGTFKDRWFMEKNPHALVEGMITSSYALGANTSYIYIRGELMFVLRILEKAIAEAYAAGLLGKNIFGSGYDLDLHVAPGGGAYICGEETALLESLEGKRGNPRNKPPFPAVKGLFQSPTVVNNVETIASVPWIVNNTGAEYAKIGIGRSTGTKLISASGNINKPGVYEIDLGVPVEEFIYSDEYCGGIWKGKQLKAVVPGGSSVPILPAELILKTAAGEQRLMSYESLSDGGFVSGSMLGSGAFIVFDEDQCIVRNTWNYSRFYHHESCGQCSPCREGTGWMEKVLHRIEYGHGHPQDIDLLVSVAKQIEGNTICPLGDAAAWPVAAAIRHFRDEFEWHIKHPREATAPGAVYRGQLDAVTA, from the coding sequence ATGGGACTGAAAATATTAACTGAACATATCAACGTACCCGGCATCGAAACGCTGGAAGTGTATCGTAAGCACGGCGGCTACAAATCTGTAGAGAAGGCCCTGAAAACGATGTCTCCGGAAGAGGTGGTGGAAGAGGTAAAGACCTCCGGCCTGCGTGGCCGTGGTGGTGCCGGCTTCCCGACGGGTATGAAATGGAGCTTTCTGGCCAAGCCGGAAGGTGTGCCGCGTTACCTGGTGTGCAACGCCGACGAATCAGAGCCGGGCACTTTCAAGGACCGCTGGTTCATGGAGAAAAACCCGCACGCACTGGTAGAAGGTATGATCACCTCCAGCTACGCATTGGGAGCCAATACTTCTTATATCTACATCCGCGGCGAGTTGATGTTTGTACTGCGCATCCTGGAGAAAGCTATCGCTGAGGCGTATGCTGCCGGTTTGCTGGGCAAAAACATATTCGGCTCAGGTTACGACCTGGACCTGCACGTAGCTCCGGGTGGTGGTGCTTATATCTGCGGTGAGGAAACTGCCTTGCTGGAGTCTTTGGAAGGCAAGCGTGGCAACCCGCGCAACAAGCCGCCATTCCCGGCGGTGAAAGGCCTTTTCCAAAGCCCAACGGTGGTGAATAACGTGGAAACAATCGCCTCTGTTCCCTGGATCGTGAACAACACGGGTGCCGAGTATGCAAAAATAGGTATCGGCCGTAGCACGGGTACGAAGCTGATCTCTGCCAGCGGCAACATCAACAAGCCGGGTGTGTACGAGATTGACCTGGGTGTGCCGGTAGAGGAGTTTATTTACTCTGATGAGTATTGCGGCGGCATCTGGAAAGGCAAGCAACTGAAAGCGGTGGTACCGGGCGGATCTTCCGTGCCGATTCTGCCTGCGGAGTTAATCCTGAAAACAGCAGCCGGTGAGCAGCGCCTCATGAGCTACGAGTCTTTATCAGACGGTGGTTTTGTGAGTGGCTCTATGCTAGGTTCCGGTGCCTTTATCGTGTTTGACGAAGACCAGTGCATCGTGCGCAACACGTGGAACTACTCCCGCTTCTATCACCACGAGTCATGCGGCCAGTGTAGCCCATGCCGCGAGGGTACGGGCTGGATGGAGAAAGTGCTGCACCGCATTGAGTACGGCCACGGCCATCCGCAGGACATCGACCTACTGGTAAGCGTTGCCAAGCAGATTGAGGGTAACACCATTTGCCCACTGGGCGATGCAGCCGCATGGCCGGTAGCCGCCGCTATCCGCCACTTCCGCGACGAGTTTGAATGGCACATCAAACACCCGCGAGAGGCAACAGCCCCGGGAGCGGTGTACAGAGGCCAGCTAGACGCGGTAACAGCGTAG
- a CDS encoding NAD(P)/FAD-dependent oxidoreductase has translation MLEPDQLSLNIPDTTKPRVIIIGGGFGGINLAKKLSGKDFQVIMFDKQNYHGFWPLLYQVATAGLEPDSIAEPLRKMFGSDDYEDFHFRLVKVTNINPEGRIVSTIIGDISYDYLVIATGTKPNYFGNDQIKKFSFPLKQVPEALNLRSQMLQCFEQASMSKNPETRRSLMNFVIVGGGPTGVELAGALAEMKRHVLPTDYPGLDFNQMNIILVEGMDRVLPPMSAEASEKTHKYLKELGVEMRLNTLVESYDGETATFKSGEQIRTNTLIWAAGVAGALIPGLPETSVERGRILVNDYSQVLGYDNVFAIGDIAFMKTPDFPKGHPGVAQPAIQQGKLLSKNLKRILRKEPLEPFKYKDKGSLAIIGRNRAVADLPGNLHFGGFFAWAIWLFVHVMALVGFRNKLVVLSNWVYKFFTYENGTRLIIRPFVRKGDRAKRKFINKYGEE, from the coding sequence ATGCTTGAACCAGATCAACTCTCCTTAAATATACCTGATACCACCAAGCCGCGCGTCATTATCATCGGAGGCGGTTTCGGGGGAATAAACCTGGCCAAAAAGCTTTCGGGTAAAGATTTCCAGGTAATTATGTTTGATAAACAGAACTACCACGGTTTTTGGCCCCTGCTTTACCAGGTGGCTACTGCCGGTCTGGAGCCTGATTCCATTGCAGAGCCGCTCCGCAAGATGTTCGGCTCCGACGATTACGAGGACTTCCACTTCCGGTTGGTAAAGGTAACCAACATCAACCCCGAAGGCAGGATCGTGTCTACCATCATCGGCGATATTTCCTACGATTACCTCGTGATTGCCACAGGCACCAAACCCAACTACTTCGGCAACGACCAGATCAAGAAGTTCTCGTTCCCGCTGAAGCAGGTGCCGGAGGCGCTGAATTTGCGCAGCCAGATGCTGCAGTGCTTTGAGCAGGCCAGCATGTCGAAAAACCCAGAGACGCGCCGTAGCCTGATGAACTTTGTAATTGTGGGCGGTGGTCCGACGGGAGTGGAACTGGCGGGTGCCCTGGCAGAGATGAAGCGCCACGTGCTGCCCACCGACTACCCCGGGCTTGACTTTAACCAGATGAACATTATTCTGGTGGAGGGCATGGACCGCGTGCTGCCACCCATGTCGGCGGAAGCAAGCGAGAAAACGCACAAATACCTGAAGGAGTTAGGTGTGGAGATGCGCCTGAACACGTTGGTGGAATCCTATGACGGGGAGACGGCCACCTTTAAAAGCGGAGAGCAGATCCGGACCAATACGCTTATCTGGGCTGCCGGAGTGGCAGGCGCCTTGATTCCGGGCCTGCCAGAAACATCGGTGGAGCGTGGCCGCATCCTGGTAAACGACTACAGCCAGGTGCTGGGCTATGATAATGTATTTGCCATCGGCGACATTGCTTTCATGAAAACACCGGATTTTCCGAAAGGGCACCCGGGCGTGGCGCAGCCAGCCATTCAGCAAGGCAAGCTACTGTCTAAAAACCTGAAGCGCATCCTGCGGAAAGAGCCACTGGAGCCATTCAAGTACAAAGACAAGGGCTCGCTGGCCATCATCGGCCGTAACCGCGCCGTGGCTGATCTGCCCGGAAACCTGCACTTCGGCGGGTTCTTCGCCTGGGCCATCTGGCTGTTCGTGCATGTGATGGCGCTGGTGGGCTTCCGCAACAAGCTGGTGGTGCTAAGCAACTGGGTCTATAAATTCTTCACCTATGAGAACGGCACCCGCCTCATTATCCGTCCATTTGTTCGGAAAGGCGACAGGGCCAAGCGCAAGTTCATCAACAAGTATGGCGAGGAGTAA
- the pruA gene encoding L-glutamate gamma-semialdehyde dehydrogenase, producing the protein MATGFFKVPTPVNEPVKSYAPGSPEREELQRTYKALKSQQLDVPMYIGGDKVYTDNKQPMLQPHDHQHLLGHFSYGDASHVEQAINAALAAHEAWANMRWEHRASIFLKAAELLAGPWRARLNAATMLGQSKNAYQAEIDSACELIDFLRFNVQYMTEIYQMQPESSPGVWNRMEHRPLEGFVFALTPFNFTAIAGNLPASAAMMGNVVVWKPANTQVYAAHMIMELFREAGLPDGVINLVYVDGPEAGEVIFKHPDFAGIHFTGSTGVFQNIWKTIGTNIHKYKTYPRIVGETGGKDFILAHKSADAKALATAITRGAFEYQGQKCSAASRAYIPSNLWEEVKGYVIEDLKTFKMGAPEDFSNFINAVIDEKSFDKIAKYIEDAKNSNEVEIIAGGNYDKSKGYFIEPTVLLSHNPTYITMCEEIFGPVISLYVYDENNFEDTVELVNSTSPYALTGAILSQDRYVIEYAMNKLSNAAGNFYINDKPTGAVVGQQPFGGSRASGTNDKAGSMLNLLRWVSPRSIKETFVPPVDYRYPFLGEDK; encoded by the coding sequence ATGGCAACCGGATTTTTCAAAGTACCAACACCTGTTAACGAGCCTGTAAAATCTTACGCCCCGGGCTCACCGGAGCGCGAGGAATTGCAGCGTACCTATAAAGCGCTGAAGTCGCAGCAACTGGATGTACCCATGTACATTGGCGGCGACAAAGTATACACTGATAACAAGCAGCCGATGCTGCAGCCACACGACCACCAGCACCTGCTGGGCCATTTCAGCTATGGCGACGCGTCGCACGTGGAACAAGCGATAAACGCGGCTTTGGCTGCGCACGAGGCCTGGGCAAACATGCGCTGGGAGCACCGCGCCAGCATTTTCCTGAAAGCTGCCGAACTGCTGGCTGGCCCCTGGAGAGCCAGACTGAACGCCGCCACCATGCTGGGCCAGTCAAAGAACGCCTACCAGGCCGAGATTGACTCTGCCTGCGAGCTGATCGACTTCCTGCGCTTTAACGTGCAGTACATGACAGAAATTTACCAGATGCAGCCGGAATCTTCTCCGGGCGTTTGGAACCGCATGGAGCACCGCCCGCTGGAAGGTTTTGTTTTTGCGCTGACGCCGTTCAATTTCACAGCCATTGCCGGTAACCTGCCTGCTTCTGCCGCTATGATGGGTAACGTGGTGGTGTGGAAGCCAGCCAACACTCAGGTGTATGCTGCGCACATGATCATGGAGCTGTTCCGCGAGGCTGGCCTGCCTGATGGCGTGATCAACCTGGTGTATGTGGATGGCCCGGAGGCGGGTGAAGTGATCTTCAAACACCCTGACTTTGCAGGTATTCACTTTACAGGCAGCACAGGCGTCTTCCAGAACATCTGGAAAACCATCGGCACCAACATCCACAAGTATAAAACATACCCGCGCATAGTGGGCGAAACAGGCGGCAAGGACTTTATACTTGCACACAAGTCGGCTGATGCAAAGGCGCTGGCCACGGCTATTACGCGTGGCGCGTTTGAGTACCAGGGCCAGAAATGTTCTGCTGCCTCACGCGCCTACATCCCGAGCAACCTGTGGGAAGAGGTGAAAGGCTATGTGATTGAGGACCTGAAGACGTTCAAAATGGGCGCTCCTGAGGATTTCTCCAACTTCATCAATGCGGTGATCGACGAGAAGTCGTTTGACAAGATCGCCAAGTACATTGAGGACGCCAAGAACAGCAATGAGGTGGAAATCATCGCGGGCGGCAACTACGACAAGTCGAAAGGCTACTTCATTGAGCCAACCGTGCTGCTATCGCACAACCCGACGTACATCACCATGTGCGAGGAGATCTTCGGGCCGGTTATTTCGCTGTATGTGTATGACGAGAACAACTTCGAGGATACGGTGGAACTGGTAAACAGCACCTCTCCTTACGCCCTGACCGGAGCCATCCTGAGCCAGGACCGTTACGTGATTGAGTATGCCATGAACAAGCTAAGCAACGCAGCCGGTAACTTCTACATCAACGACAAGCCAACAGGCGCCGTGGTTGGGCAGCAGCCATTCGGTGGTTCGCGTGCCTCCGGTACAAACGACAAGGCCGGCTCTATGCTGAACCTGCTCCGTTGGGTATCGCCGCGCTCGATCAAGGAAACCTTCGTGCCGCCGGTAGATTACCGCTACCCGTTCCTGGGCGAAGACAAGTAA
- a CDS encoding 2Fe-2S iron-sulfur cluster-binding protein: MAKVTIDGIEIEVEDGTTILQAARKIGGDIVPPAMCYYTPLKGSGGKCRVCLVKVTQGSAKDTRPMPKLVASCITQVQDGMVVENTTNEEVLNARKGIVEMLLINHPLDCPICDQAGECSLQDLSYEHGVSAVRYEEQRRTFNKVDIGPYIQLHMTRCILCYRCVYTADQITPERVHGVLGRGDAAEIGTYIENVVGNEFSGNVIDVCPVGALTDKTWRFKNRVWFTKPLDAHRDCPTCSGKVTLWARGEEVLRVTARKDQYNEVEEFICNTCRFDKKEMKDWTIEGPRHIESNSVISANHYELPVINVPIVPNLPSSTKKNLPQE, from the coding sequence ATGGCTAAAGTAACAATTGACGGCATAGAGATAGAGGTAGAAGACGGAACTACCATTCTCCAGGCTGCAAGAAAAATCGGAGGCGACATCGTCCCTCCTGCCATGTGTTATTATACTCCATTGAAAGGCAGCGGCGGCAAGTGCCGTGTGTGCCTGGTAAAAGTAACGCAAGGCTCCGCCAAAGACACACGCCCGATGCCAAAGCTGGTTGCCTCGTGCATCACGCAGGTGCAGGACGGCATGGTCGTGGAAAACACCACTAACGAAGAAGTGCTGAATGCCCGCAAAGGCATTGTGGAAATGCTGCTGATCAACCACCCACTGGATTGCCCTATTTGCGACCAGGCCGGTGAGTGCAGCCTGCAGGACCTGTCATACGAGCATGGCGTGAGTGCCGTCCGTTACGAAGAACAGCGCCGTACCTTTAACAAAGTAGACATTGGACCATACATACAACTGCACATGACGCGCTGCATCCTGTGCTACCGTTGCGTGTACACGGCAGATCAGATCACGCCTGAGCGCGTGCACGGTGTGCTGGGTCGTGGCGATGCTGCGGAGATCGGTACCTATATTGAGAACGTGGTGGGCAATGAGTTCTCGGGCAACGTGATTGATGTATGCCCGGTGGGCGCGTTGACAGACAAAACCTGGCGCTTTAAGAACCGCGTGTGGTTTACCAAACCGCTTGATGCGCACCGCGACTGCCCTACCTGCTCAGGTAAGGTAACGCTTTGGGCGCGTGGCGAGGAGGTGCTCCGCGTAACGGCTCGCAAAGACCAGTACAACGAGGTGGAAGAGTTTATCTGCAATACCTGCCGCTTCGACAAGAAAGAGATGAAAGACTGGACGATTGAAGGCCCGCGCCACATCGAAAGTAATTCTGTAATTTCGGCCAACCATTACGAACTGCCGGTGATTAACGTGCCGATCGTACCGAACTTACCATCATCTACCAAGAAAAACCTGCCGCAGGAATAA
- a CDS encoding NADH-quinone oxidoreductase subunit NuoE family protein yields MAETLNEVTFSDAAMAEIQRYISHYPEGRQKSALLPILHIAQAEFGGWVSPEVMDKVAQILDIQPIEVYEVATFYTMFNLKPVGKHVLEVCRTGPCCLRGADQLIETLKQKLNIEEGETSADGMFTLKPVECLASCGTGPMLQVREVFYENIDSEQRVDEFLEMMRSKEHETPTWAQ; encoded by the coding sequence ATGGCAGAGACACTAAACGAAGTAACGTTTTCTGACGCGGCGATGGCCGAGATACAGCGCTACATCAGCCACTACCCAGAGGGTCGACAGAAATCTGCGCTACTACCTATCCTGCATATCGCGCAGGCTGAGTTTGGCGGTTGGGTAAGCCCGGAGGTAATGGACAAGGTTGCACAGATCCTGGACATTCAGCCAATTGAAGTATACGAGGTAGCTACTTTCTATACCATGTTCAACCTGAAGCCGGTGGGCAAGCACGTGCTGGAAGTATGCCGCACAGGCCCTTGCTGCCTGCGCGGTGCCGACCAGCTCATCGAAACCCTGAAGCAAAAGCTGAACATTGAGGAAGGCGAAACATCGGCCGACGGCATGTTTACGCTGAAGCCGGTGGAGTGCCTTGCCTCGTGCGGAACAGGCCCGATGCTGCAGGTGCGTGAAGTATTTTACGAGAACATCGATAGCGAGCAGCGTGTGGATGAGTTCCTGGAGATGATGCGCAGCAAGGAGCACGAAACGCCAACCTGGGCACAGTAA
- a CDS encoding NADH-quinone oxidoreductase subunit A, whose protein sequence is MEPTVNQYIPSDYLPILIQFAAALGFVIFALTLTHLLGPKRESEVKGAAWESGIESVGDARTPISYKYFMTAILFVLFDVEIIFMYPWAVNFKTFGLEGFLQMLVFISLLMAGFFYVIKKGILDWE, encoded by the coding sequence ATGGAACCAACTGTAAATCAGTACATACCATCCGACTACTTGCCCATCCTGATACAGTTTGCCGCGGCGTTGGGCTTTGTGATTTTTGCGCTTACGCTTACCCACCTGCTCGGCCCTAAAAGAGAGAGCGAAGTAAAGGGTGCCGCCTGGGAAAGTGGTATTGAGTCTGTGGGCGATGCGCGTACGCCTATCTCCTACAAGTATTTCATGACGGCCATCCTATTCGTGCTGTTCGACGTGGAAATTATCTTTATGTACCCATGGGCGGTTAACTTCAAAACCTTTGGCCTGGAGGGATTTCTGCAGATGCTGGTGTTCATCTCCCTGCTCATGGCAGGTTTCTTCTACGTGATCAAAAAAGGCATCCTGGATTGGGAATAA
- a CDS encoding NADH-quinone oxidoreductase subunit B, protein MSDSNNDIKLVDAPDGISGAGFFATSFEKVIGLARKHSLWPLPFATSCCGIEYMATMGSNYDISRFGSERPSFSPRQADILMVMGTIAKKMGPVVKQVYEQMAEPRWVIAVGACASSGGIFDTYSVLQGIDRVVPVDVYVPGCPPRPEQILDGLMRVQDLAENESLRRRNSPEYQALLASYNIK, encoded by the coding sequence ATGAGCGATTCAAATAACGATATTAAGCTAGTAGACGCGCCAGACGGTATTTCCGGTGCAGGTTTCTTTGCCACATCATTCGAGAAGGTAATCGGTTTGGCCCGCAAGCACTCGCTTTGGCCTTTGCCTTTCGCCACCTCTTGCTGTGGTATCGAGTACATGGCCACCATGGGCTCCAATTACGATATTTCCCGCTTCGGTTCGGAGCGCCCAAGCTTCTCCCCACGCCAGGCAGACATTCTGATGGTGATGGGTACGATTGCCAAGAAAATGGGCCCTGTGGTAAAGCAGGTATACGAGCAGATGGCCGAGCCACGCTGGGTGATCGCGGTGGGAGCCTGTGCATCTTCCGGTGGTATTTTTGATACGTACTCTGTGCTGCAGGGTATTGACCGCGTGGTGCCGGTGGACGTGTACGTACCAGGTTGCCCGCCTCGCCCAGAGCAGATTCTGGACGGCTTGATGCGCGTGCAGGACCTGGCAGAAAACGAATCGCTGCGCCGCCGTAACTCTCCGGAGTACCAGGCATTGCTGGCCTCTTACAACATTAAATAA
- the nuoD gene encoding NADH dehydrogenase (quinone) subunit D, protein MATEHKTAELTELEQFRKDNGLALRDEPQLTTLNLGPTHPATHGIFQNILQMDGEKIMDAVPTIGYIHRAFEKIAERRPFYQITPLTDRMNYCSSPINNMGYHMTVEKLLGITVPKRAQYIRVIMMELARISDHLICNSILGVDSGAFTGFLYVMQEREHIYDIYEEVCGARLTTNMGRIGGMERDLSPKALHLIDEFLKRFPKVWAEFEKMFTRNRIFIDRTTGVGPISAERALNYGFTGPNLRAAGVDYDVRVMNPYSSYEDFEFEIPVGSNGDTYDRFLVRNEEVWQSLKIIEQAYKNLPEGSYHADAPHYYLPPKKEVYTSMEALIYHFKIVMGEIDAPVGEVYHSVEGGNGELGFYLISDGGRTPYRLHFRRPCFIYYQAYTEMIKGGQLADAILTLSSLNVIAGELDA, encoded by the coding sequence ATGGCTACTGAACATAAAACCGCCGAGCTTACCGAGCTGGAGCAGTTCCGCAAAGACAACGGACTTGCCCTGCGCGACGAGCCGCAACTTACCACGCTGAACCTGGGCCCGACACACCCGGCAACGCATGGCATTTTCCAGAACATCCTGCAGATGGATGGGGAGAAGATTATGGACGCTGTGCCTACGATCGGCTACATTCACCGTGCCTTCGAGAAAATAGCAGAGCGACGTCCGTTCTACCAGATCACGCCGCTCACCGACCGCATGAACTACTGCTCGTCTCCCATTAATAACATGGGATACCACATGACGGTAGAGAAATTGCTCGGCATTACCGTACCGAAGCGTGCGCAGTACATCCGTGTGATCATGATGGAACTGGCCCGTATCTCCGACCACCTGATCTGTAACTCAATCCTGGGCGTGGATTCCGGTGCCTTTACGGGCTTCCTGTACGTGATGCAGGAGCGTGAGCACATCTATGATATTTACGAGGAAGTATGCGGTGCCCGTCTGACGACGAACATGGGCCGCATCGGGGGTATGGAGCGCGACTTGTCGCCGAAAGCCCTGCACCTGATCGACGAGTTCCTGAAGCGCTTTCCGAAAGTATGGGCAGAGTTTGAGAAAATGTTCACCCGCAACCGCATCTTTATCGACCGCACCACTGGTGTGGGTCCTATTTCAGCAGAGCGAGCGCTTAATTACGGCTTTACAGGCCCGAACCTGCGTGCTGCTGGTGTTGATTATGATGTGCGTGTGATGAACCCGTACTCGTCTTACGAAGACTTCGAATTCGAAATTCCGGTAGGCTCTAACGGCGATACGTATGATCGCTTCCTGGTGCGCAACGAGGAAGTATGGCAGAGTTTAAAGATCATTGAGCAGGCTTATAAAAACCTGCCAGAGGGATCTTACCACGCCGATGCTCCGCATTACTACCTGCCTCCGAAGAAGGAAGTATACACCAGCATGGAAGCGCTGATCTATCACTTTAAAATTGTGATGGGCGAGATTGACGCACCGGTTGGTGAAGTATACCACAGCGTGGAAGGCGGCAACGGCGAATTGGGCTTCTACCTCATCAGCGACGGTGGCAGAACGCCTTACCGCCTGCATTTCCGCCGCCCTTGCTTTATCTATTACCAGGCCTACACCGAGATGATCAAAGGCGGCCAGCTGGCTGACGCGATCCTGACCCTGAGTAGCCTGAACGTGATTGCTGGCGAGCTGGACGCTTAA
- a CDS encoding carboxypeptidase-like regulatory domain-containing protein, giving the protein MTFAAKPYFTPSPNTLKWLFLPLLALLLLLLPDQAQAQSKQRVVQLSGFVATGDSLYGVTGAGVYVPKTNRGTYTNQFGYFSMPVLAGDSVLFSALGFKTQYLIIPRNFENQSYSVIMQMEEDPTELPTVDVFPWPTERDFKEAVANVRLPDKGNAIITKNLDPRVLDEMARITPMSDAQNFRFWQQQQMQQQQQRYMYPSQINMMAIPGLLRSLLNGDFKQKSGN; this is encoded by the coding sequence ATGACGTTTGCTGCCAAACCGTATTTTACGCCTTCCCCCAATACACTGAAATGGCTGTTTCTGCCGCTGCTGGCCCTGCTGCTTTTGCTGCTGCCAGACCAGGCGCAGGCGCAAAGCAAGCAGCGGGTGGTGCAACTGTCCGGCTTTGTGGCCACCGGCGATAGCCTGTACGGCGTAACCGGGGCAGGTGTGTATGTACCCAAAACAAATCGCGGCACCTACACCAACCAGTTTGGTTATTTCTCCATGCCGGTGCTGGCCGGCGACAGCGTGCTTTTCAGCGCCCTGGGTTTTAAAACACAGTACCTCATCATCCCCAGGAACTTCGAGAACCAGAGCTACTCGGTGATTATGCAGATGGAGGAAGACCCAACCGAACTCCCGACGGTGGATGTGTTCCCGTGGCCGACGGAGCGCGACTTTAAGGAGGCCGTGGCCAACGTGCGGCTGCCGGACAAGGGCAACGCCATCATCACCAAAAACCTGGACCCGCGGGTGCTCGACGAGATGGCCCGGATAACGCCTATGTCTGATGCGCAGAACTTCCGGTTCTGGCAACAACAGCAGATGCAGCAACAGCAGCAGCGCTACATGTATCCCTCCCAGATTAACATGATGGCCATTCCGGGATTGCTCAGGTCGCTGCTGAACGGCGATTTTAAGCAGAAAAGCGGAAACTAA
- a CDS encoding ArsR/SmtB family transcription factor: MRLKHFSLTFGQQVLKALADESRLRILHLILHNKEMCTSDLEQVLDFTQTKTSRHLSYLRNAGLVINRKTDQWVYYAIKDEAADFVTQILNYMERDTVLQKDREVYNILYSNRELAANKQQTRRWPAP, encoded by the coding sequence ATGAGACTTAAACACTTTAGCCTGACCTTTGGGCAACAGGTGCTAAAGGCACTGGCCGACGAATCCCGGCTTCGCATCCTCCACCTGATCCTGCACAACAAAGAGATGTGCACCTCTGACCTGGAGCAGGTGCTCGACTTTACGCAAACAAAAACATCGCGCCACCTCTCCTACCTGCGCAACGCCGGGCTGGTCATCAACCGCAAAACCGACCAGTGGGTGTACTATGCCATAAAAGACGAGGCAGCTGACTTTGTGACGCAGATACTCAACTACATGGAGCGCGATACTGTGCTGCAAAAAGACAGGGAAGTATACAACATCCTCTACTCCAACCGGGAGCTGGCGGCGAACAAACAGCAAACCCGCCGCTGGCCGGCCCCGTAA
- a CDS encoding NADH-quinone oxidoreductase subunit C has product MELTNENVLGKIISKFGEENIWDAFSPDGIMTITTNRASIIELIQYLREDKELDISFLTTMCGIHYPDFKDKELCVMYQLHSLRHNYRIRIKVFMPATDAVMPTLTNLYSAANWMERETFDFYGVQFTGHPNLTRILNIEEMEYHPMLKQYPLEDQTREDKIDTFFGR; this is encoded by the coding sequence ATGGAGCTTACGAACGAAAACGTACTCGGCAAAATCATCAGTAAGTTTGGGGAAGAGAACATCTGGGACGCTTTTAGCCCGGATGGCATCATGACGATCACCACGAACCGTGCATCGATCATCGAGCTGATCCAGTACCTGCGCGAAGACAAGGAGCTGGACATCAGTTTCCTGACTACGATGTGCGGTATCCACTATCCTGATTTCAAAGATAAAGAACTGTGCGTGATGTACCAGTTGCACAGCCTGCGCCATAACTACCGCATCCGCATCAAGGTGTTTATGCCTGCGACCGATGCCGTTATGCCCACGCTGACGAACCTGTACTCCGCCGCGAACTGGATGGAGCGGGAGACTTTCGACTTCTACGGCGTGCAGTTTACGGGCCACCCAAACCTGACGCGCATCCTGAACATTGAGGAGATGGAGTACCACCCGATGCTGAAGCAGTACCCACTGGAAGACCAGACGCGGGAAGACAAGATAGATACCTTTTTCGGACGTTAA